The Zea mays cultivar B73 chromosome 7, Zm-B73-REFERENCE-NAM-5.0, whole genome shotgun sequence DNA segment TTTGCCTCCTCCTCGTAAAAGACCTAAAGACAAGCTTCATCGCCGCATCCATAATAGTTTGATGAAGCAAATCGACCACCTTAACTTCGGTTATATCAATGTTTGAACTCGTTAAAGACATCAAAACAATAGTATAGTGGAATGAAACATGAGTGTGATGAGtattaggggtgaaaacgggcagGGTACCCGAAACGGGTACCGGATGCGGGTACTGATTCGGGACCATTTTCTGGATACAGATACATgtatttttatattcgggacgaatacgggtaatacccggatagTACAGCTTCGGATTCGGGTCATATACGGAACGAgtactacccggtaaatacccggatattcgggtcggatacgggtacccggaattcgggtacccgtttttttctttttctgcataataatattgttataaattcataacttttacatatgaaatcagatgaagataaagtttatatgaaaattgtagagctcgaagagatctataactttgtagtacaacacatttttgtttaaacatatccttaggccaaaatcattgaaacaatgtctaaatttatatcaaaataatagactttatcattttcatgtgggacTTAAGATTATCTCTATGTGGGAACTTAGGATTAtctttttataaactatttattaatattggtaacttatttgcaattttcggtcgacgctacaatatttttatgaattcAATTGTATTTTTGACGATTTTCtacaacaagaaattaataatacaccaaatagcctaaaaattcatgaatttttacggggacacaacatatatccacatatagttctcaaaaacatttgcactataaaatccacaagatgttGGTGTTTCTTCCATTCCACTCCACTTATTgtgtgagttacatgtgaaatcattttatgtatcgaagtttcaacataattaatatttcacttatcattttcatgtggcgacttgaggttttatttgaatagaatgtttatttgttttggtaagctttttgcaattttgagtcaaaactactgtatttatgaattttaattatattttgatgattttatgtagaaagaaattaataatgtacaaatagcctcagaaatctatgaaattatacgaaggtacaacatatggccacatatagtcataaaaaataatgggaccataaaatccacaagatgtcaacgtttcttctattttatttccacttattgcgtgagttacacgtgaaatcactataagtatccaagtttcaacataatcaatacttcactttaccatttttatgtgGGAACTTGAGATTATCTTCTATTAAATGTTTATTAGTATTAATTTACCTGCAATTTCGTGGTCGAACAAGAATATTTTATGATAAACAATTAATGCATTATCCGACAAGTATCCGATATCCGATCAAATAATATCCTTATTCGTCACTTATCCGCCCGGATAAATATCCGGTCCATGTATctgtatccgtcccgtttctaACTATCTGTATCCGATCCTGAATCCGTTTTAAATACATTAGAGTAGGATACAGGATGAGTTATTATCCGTCCGTAtccgcccgttttcacccctaatgAGTATGAGGTGACAGAAAAAATTTGAAATTTTGAATGAGTTCAAGCACTCTATTTATAGATCAGATTCTAGAattttttgattttttttttAAATTCAAAATAATACAGACCAAATGAGAAAATGTTGCATGTCAACAGATGGTCGGTACCGACCGGTTCTCAAGTGGTGGGGTCGTTAACTACCGGCCCATACCAACCAGCGCGGGTGGTCGATCATTAGATTATGTTCAGTATATGGTCACAAACACTGTTTTACATTATAAACTATATTATTCGTAGAGTGAATTTTAAATATGGATATGTACGATAGACTTACGTTTGATAGACAGCCGAACTAATTGCGTGGGGTAAGCGATGAGACTGCGGCGGTCAGTACCAACTGCCAACTGTGCGCGAGACCATATGTCATCGACAGGTATGAACCAGCGTTGAATCCAATGCCGTTGGCAATTCTGTGACAATGGCAAGACTTTGGTATGTACGTCAGATATGGTGACCAAGTTCTGGGGCGAAATGTTAACAAGTTGGATGAGTAGACAACAGGCTGAACTGTCACAGCTTTTTAtgatggcatgttatattttagtTCAGTGCAGCTGGGACGTGGAGAGAAACGGTCAATTCTGCAGTTCAGCACGCCGGACAAGAAAGCACACCACATTGGCCCTTGTCAAATTCAACGCAGTTTGCTAACAGCGTCAAAATAAGACTGCATGTACGTCGTCTTCCACTGCTTCTCTTTACAATCTGCCTGCCTATATATCTGCTGTAGTTGCATCTCCGATCAAACAAGCACTTCATCACTATCAAaagaaacctgctacagtttacaAAGTATATTCTCTTTTTTCTTGCCACCACTCAGAGCTCCATCTGTAAATCATGGCGTCCCAGGCCATTGAGAGCCACCGTGCAGGTGCAGAGGTCATCACCGGAGACGCCGCATGCAGGAAGAAGTCCATTGAGCTGCTGGAGGAGCTGGGCCTTCCCAAGGGCCTGCTTCCTATGGAGGACATCCAGGAGTTCGGATACAACCGTGACACGGGGTTCATGTGGCTGGTGCAGGGGAAGAAGAAGGTCGAGCACACCTTCAAGAAGATCAAGCAGACGGTGTCGTACGCCGCCGAGGTGACGGCTTTCGCTGGGAAGGGCAAGCTGAGGAAGATCACTGGCGTCAAGACCAAGGAGCTGATGCTCTGGCTTAGTGTCGTCGAGGTGTACATCCCGGAGTCCTCGCCAGAGAAGGTCACCTTCAAGACTGGCACCGGCCTCTCCGACAGCTTTGACGCCGCTGCCTTTGCCCTTGGAGAATGAGGAATCACCAGATGAGAGACAAATGATGATATGCAAGAAAAAAACAACAGTCTACTTAGGGGTCTTTGTTTAGGGATTATAATctgctcagattatataatccaacaaatGTTAAGTCTAAGAAGCATGCTCTATGAGCTTATATGATCTTCTCGATACAGAAATCTGTTTAATTTCTTGTCATCTCTGTActttttttctttcttctttttctgGAATGATGTGCTTTTTAAATTATAAACCAAAGTGTTGTTTTGGCTCTGTTCCTTCAATTGATTTGCAGTTAATTCATATCTTTAGATCTATGTTTTTCTTTAGTTAATTCATAGCTGCAATTTCCCTAGTCtaattttactatttttaatgGTAAGCTAATCATTGCATGCTTAAGCTTTGATAAAAAATTATGCTCATTAGATCATGTATGATCTAGATTTATATTTGTTAAatagtttttaaatacgaataaATTTATAACCCTGCTATACATGATTCAATGAGTAATAAATTTTGTTGAACTCCACATGAGTAGATCTACATATTGAACATATGATACAGTATCCTTTAGTATAAATTTTTTGTTGTACCTTCGCATCTATATGCTTTAGTTCATACCGACAGTTTTTGTGGTCCAATCATGGCGAATTTTTTATAGTGGACTTATCATTGCATGATTGAGATGTAGCACAAGTTTCAAGCTCATTGGATCAAGTATGTCTGAGTTATAGTTTTATCTAGAAAAAACTTGGTAAAACCATAACTTAGTCATACATAATCCAATGAGCATCAAGTTTTTACTACCACTCAAGCATGCAATGGTTATCCCACCATACCACATCACACCATATAAACTGACAATTGGTCATGGTCTATGAGTTGTGGTAATTCTCTAAGAAGCTCATAAAAGAGATACATCACCATGACTTAGGCGAGATCCTACTTTTTCGGGCTATATCTAGCTAAATCAGCTATCAATCAGTCTATATTGACCATCGTCAGCCTTTATCTACTGCAACACTCTAGTGCATAGTCTTCATCGTCATCCTACAACCACTTCATCACCACATCTTTATAGACTTTTTGTGACACAAAACACAATATTTATTGAAATACAAATCCATCTTATTACATAATTAAGCAAATAAAATTACGTAATTcataaaaaaatttaaaattacaTGACTCaaacataaaaataaaaatacatatttacaaataaaatTACATAGCATAATCatatttttaaaaaataaaaaaatttatAGATAAGATTCTTGGATTTTATTTTGGTTTTATTTTGAATTTTTGGGACTACAAATGGTTAAAAAAGCAATTAGCTGGCATGACATATGCGTGAACCAATCAAAAAATGTCACGTCACTAAAGTCGGTTGCTAATGACCGGTTTAGGTCAATACCGATTGGTTTGTTTGATGTCATGGTTGGTAATGCCTGATTTAGCTCTAACACAGTCGATATTTACCGATTCGAGCGGTCGATAGACCACCGTCCGGCCAACTGACCCAACCTATATTAGAACGATGTGGTCGATACCAACCCATAGTCAACTGTCAGTATAGTCTAGTGTTGTATCCAACCTTGGAAGTTCCACCTACGGAGGTAGCCTAAAGGACACTAAGTATCAGTCAGATTCTTGAGTGAAACTAATTTACCCAAAACTATCATTTTAAGGCACAGTCTCTTGAGTAATTGTGAGCTAGTATAACTCTTGAGTCTAGGTGGATGTTTAATTTAACAGTCTCCACCATAAACCTAGTATATAAAAAATATTTGTGTCCTGCACCGCCGAGGTGACGGTGTTCGCTGAGAAGGGCAAGCTGAGGAAGATCACTGGCATCAAGACCAAGGAGTTGATGCTCTAGCTTAGCGTCGTCGAGGTGTACATCTCGGAGGCCTCGCCTGATAAGGTCACCTTCAAGACCGTCCCGGCCATTCCTACATCTTTGATGCTACTGCATTTGCCCATGGAGAATGAGGAATCACCAGATGAGACAAATTATATGCAAGAAAAAATACCAGTCTGCTTAAGTCTAATAAGAAACATGTTCCATGAGCTTATATGATCTTCTTGATACTGGCAATCTGTATAATTGCTCGTTGGCTTtgtattttctctcattttcctttTTTCTGAAATGTTGTCTTTTTAAAATATAAACCGAAAGTGTTGTTTTGACTCTACTCCTTCAATTGATTTGCAGTTAGCTATTTTTTATGAAGTTGATTCATAGTTGCAATTTCTCTAATGCAAGTATAACAAATTTTTTATGGTGAACTAATCATTGCATGCTTGAGCTATAATAAAAGTTCATGCTCGTTCGACTTGGATCTCAAGGCCAACCATGAGAAAAAGACACAGCTAAAAATCAAAGAAGTTATTGAGAGCTCAAGTGATGATGTAGTTGGTAGCGTAAAGCTAGGACTAATGGTGAAGAAGACAACTAAGACGCTAAAGAGGCTAAACAAAGAAGACATAAAATTTGGTTCAAGAAAACATAAATTCTTCACTAATAGCAAAAAATAAAACCCATATCGGAAAATTGGTTATCTTGCTCACCACTACTCCAagtcaaagaagaacaacaagttCAAGGACAAAAAAGATGATGCAAGTGATAATGAGAAGAAGAAGACCAAGGCCTTCAAGAGAAGGGATAGCAAGGAGAGGCAATTTCACAATAAAAAAGGCAGAATGACAATTGTTATTGATTGGCTCACCGGCATTGACTCGACAAGCATCTCATCTTTATGTGATAGTAATAGAGATGAAGAATTTACTGCTCTCACATATGATGGATAAGTTGTATTGCTTAATGGGTACACCCATATCATTAGAAATACAAAAGGCAAGAATGAGAAATTAAAACATGAGAACAAgtctttacttgttaaatatggTATAGTCAAAAAGCTAGTGATAAGGTTAGAGataaaaataaaactatgtcatccaatATCAAAGAGTTAAAATCATCTTAAAATAGTTCAGAGGAAAACATGATAAACTTGAGAGGATACAAAATGAGCTCAACACTAGATTTAGCTCTTTAAATCAAGACTACACACATGTTAATGTTAACCATGATAATCTTACTGTTGCTTATGAGATATTGTGTAGTTAAACACATGATGCTACTAGCCCAATTGTTATTATTGATATAGCAACCTCATGTAATAATTTTTAGAGCATTGATAAGAAACTAAAAGCGAAGCCAAGAAAGTGGTAGATAGAAAGCTTcttaagggcatgtacaacctagagACCCTAGAACGGTTTTCTAAATGTAAGAGACAGCTAAGAAACTACATGATACAACCCTAGGCCCTTAGATCATAAATGCAATTAAGAGATAATAAGTATAGAAAGTGATTAAGAGAGGGGCTCTTTGCAAAGAGCTTGTCTCTTGATTTTTTTTCGCTTAATCCTCTGGAGACCCGTCAAGAGACGCCTCATTTAATGGGGTTATATATGCCCTAAGATTGAGAAAACCAAGAAAGAAAATAAGATAGCAAGGTTAGTTTGACAGTCCCATTTTTTCAAGGGATTTCCATTTTTCTAATAGAAAATGTTCCATTTTTCTAATAGAAAATGAGTTTATTTTCCATTAGAAAAATGGAAAACCCTTGAAAAAATGTAGTcatcaaactagccctaagattGAGAAAACCAGGAGTATTTTGTTTCCCTGGAGTCTCCTCACATCTACTGCACCCCTCGCATCACCCTCTTTTCCACCACCGCCACCTCCAAGTCCCCTAATCTAGTGttcaatttttgcagttgaatgagTGTAGTAAATGCTACAACTAACGTGCACCTATTCTAATAGATAAAGAGCAGTATAGTACTTTCTgtatcatattaatattgttgagCACTGAATTTGGCCTGATGGACGTCCACCctaggccagacggtccgcggtccggactgtctaCGGTGGcgacgcggacggtccacgcatgcgcagaatcagttagggttctgAATTTCTAGCGAGAATTGTTAGACACACCTATGAGATTAACTCAAGAACCGACTTGTGACGGGTCCAGACCTccaccctttatatagatgaaggcgtacggccgattgaaccccccacaATCGATTCAATCAAATCTACTAAtcatttttaccttatgcattaggagtggccctagtttagccttccccTACCTCGAATCTTcatctctcttcggctctacatcGACTAGAGGCGTCTTGGATGGTCCGCCGACTTCAAAacacaccctaggatctctcctcctcgaCGGGGTCCCTCTCGAGAGAAGAGATTTAGGTCTAATGCAAAAAAGACGACCCTCTGCGCCATCGCGGACCATCTGAGCCTCAGGCGCCGACCATCCAGAGGCGTGTATCGGAGGAGCCGCTCCTGCGCCAGGTCACAGACCGTTTGACCCAGGGCAGTGAACCGTTCGCAACTCCGTAGAAAGCACCGCCAGGTGGTTCATCTCTGGTGTTTGGCGTCCAGATCAGCATCAACACACTTTTTAGCGACTCCGCTAGGAAACCaggtgtctagatctgctaaaaatcATGCCCTCAAATGGTCgcttctaaagatcacaccgatatctcccgAGACAATATCGTGATGTCGGCTGTTGAAAGTCTAACGACCGATGAAGAACAGCAATACGAAGACTacatgtaacgccccgaattttgcagttgaattttttcttttctttactcgccaaaatttgggcgttaccttttctttttctttttcccttcgctaaaccttgaccttttccaaagttctagcgggattcggtttggatttcccgtgtaagaaaaaccctaaatactttatgttgtttgatgcaccatgccgaaccttgcatttcttttgattgctttgaaagtgcaaatgcattcatgtagaaagatcggatttcgaaaatgaggagaagatcttttctttctttttctctctctttctctctcctctttttctctctctcccgcgccgtgggccgaccccggccggcccagccgcccctggcgccccctcttgggcccaaaaaggcccaaccgccccccccccacctcccctttttcccccaattctttctccctccctctcattttctctcattttctctccctcacccccagccgccgccgcccctaccccctgccctagcgccgccccctgccctagtgtcgcccctgccccgtcgccgatcggccgccccgctcggccgccccgccccgtccccgtccccggtgaggccccctccccctctcctccctcccccattccCCCTCCCCTTTCGCCTCGCCGCTcagcgccatggccgccgccatggccggctcggccagcccccggccgtgccctggccagccccggccgcgcccccagccgcccctggccgcccccagccgcgcctggccgcgccctggccgcccgcccggccgcgcccccgcccctgcgtgctcggccgcccagccggccggttcaaccgcccctagggccggttcaaccgccccccccctctgttttttttattttttttattttattttatttactttctgtgatcatagctattttattttaggtaggctaatcgttgttcatatgccattgaaataggaagtttaatttaacattccgttatgctagttgattcatgtagttaattgtttacctcgtgtaatgttgatcaacttaaaatgattaggtttccattagtgtatatgtaacagaattcttttgttaagaaccaattgtaattgatcgttagtgcataagatttaaccccctgcgagaccctttctcgtttctttctaaccataacaaatgcgatattgaatgtcatacttgatgcatactcactttatttgttcccttgtatggtgtactgttcttttgtattaaatgtggatggatgtatgtatgtttgcaatcgcatagagaacgatccggtcgaagagcccgaggaattcgcaggagaagcccctgagcagcagtcgggtggtggaggcaagtgtcctttgacctatctctgtcctattcattatttaattcacctcccgcattacacctttatacctaaggattgactagctttttgttatccatgtccttgtttacctatttgggtcggattattactgcttagtttgatgctattgctcaactttaatcaatgaacatgatgtggttatctatgatacgctgttttcccgttcttatttatgattatacttgtggcatttaaggggactcgagcggtttctcgagtgcctctccgtaaggacctgttcaatggatgaccgcccgggaaaacagtgcaaccatgagggtggaatggggtgcccttagctgaataattagaggatccggggtgtagttcgcttcgccgtcgtgccgtcaatggggctcggtgtatgcggctcgctctgccaaggttgatttgtcccttggggaggagtgcggtacatttaggaaacctaacgggtggctacagccccggggaatctttgtaaaggcttcgtagtgaatccttggccattcacctcgggagtgaataagggtcttgcaagcccgggccagagagggaatcacggcttgtgggtaaagtgcacaacctctgcagagtgttatgaaactgatatatcagccgtgctcgcggttatgagcggccaagggagctccagagattagtgatacttgatcagagatactttggtacaggtgacaatgagattgatggttctgattacgattatggtattggtaagtggtattctttccgtttggaaaggatacattgggctaataacttgggttaatgttaaaacctggctttctactagtaagtaataacctgaccaactaaaagcaactgcttgacttatccccacataaagctagtccactacagccaaacaggatacttgctgagtatgttgatgtgtactcacccttgctctacacaccaaaccccccccccccaggttgtcagcattgcaaccactgctcaggcgaagatgaagctgtggaaggagacttccaggagttccaagactacgacgagttctaggtgtgggttagcggcaacccccagtcggctgcctgtgaaggccgcgttatctacgtttcttttccgcactttgatttattgtaagaactatatggacgtctcagacgtatgatgtaatcgactatttcccttattaatactattttgagcactgtgtgatgatgtccatattatgtaactgctgtgtacgtgaataactgatcctggcacgtacatggttcgcattcggtttgccttctaaaaccgggtgtgacataagtggtatcaaagccgtgctgactgtaggaccgctaacctagagtagaatggtcgttctaaggactatagacctctgtctcttccttgactttgatatcccttcaaaagttggtcctaccgaccaaacctatgttctactatatattataccttgctaaaaattgtgtttcattctgatccttcatttacttattacttgctggtcatattaattctgttctcacccttttgcttgcgatgtcttttgtagatggctcgacttagacacactgcacgaaagtcagtcatccccttcttaccctctcgccttgctgagcgtctgcTTCGCcgccccgtggccggacagtccagccacttggagagactacaccaccgcctacatgaggagcaggagcgtcgacgacaggagcagcagagctcttctttctcgctccaccaggagatagagtctgtgaggagctgctcccctgtgcttcctctggagccgccccctgcaccacccctgggcgccccagcttctggagtagctgctggaggagatccagacgacggagatggcgacgacagctcgagccacgacaccgacttctctgctaaccctgagccggaaggatgggttgc contains these protein-coding regions:
- the LOC103631895 gene encoding uncharacterized protein, whose protein sequence is MASQAIESHRAGAEVITGDAACRKKSIELLEELGLPKGLLPMEDIQEFGYNRDTGFMWLVQGKKKVEHTFKKIKQTVSYAAEVTAFAGKGKLRKITGVKTKELMLWLSVVEVYIPESSPEKVTFKTGTGLSDSFDAAAFALGE